Within the Barnesiella intestinihominis YIT 11860 genome, the region TCTCTGTACTTGGTGGATATGCAAATGTAACACCTCTACCCTTTATGAGTTACAGATTTTTATTTTGTGTGATTTTGTTTTGTGTGTCACATTTGTAAACAGTAGTTATGAATTACAAATGTAAACTGCAAGCCGGTTTATAACTCAACTTCACGAGATTTTATTTTTCTAGTACAGATGTAATCTTGTTCAAAAATATGAGAATTATAAGCCCTTTAAATCCTATTCGAAATAGATTTATATTATTGATTCAAAATATATTACAACTGTAAATAGTGTAAAAAAAGGGTCCAAATTTTATACTTTGAGCCCTTTTCTATCTTTCAAAATCGTAATATGTCGTTTTTCTTATATCTTTAATTCCGCCTTTAAATAACGAGCCGTAAAAGTATCCTGTACACAAACTTCTTCCGGAGTACCCGTCGTTAAAACATATCCTCCATTTTTACCGCCTTCCGGTCCCATATCGATAATGTGGTCGGCACATTTGATTATATCCAGATTGTGCTCAATGACTATCACGGTATTGCCTTTATCTACCAACCGGTTCAATACAGAGAGCAATACTCGAATATCTTCGAAATGTAAACCTGTGGTAGGTTCGTCCAGTATATAGAGAGTTTTACCCGTATCTCTTTTTGAAAGTTCCGCAGCCAGTTTTACCCGTTGACTCTCCCCTCCTGATAATGTCGTAGACGGCTGCCCCAGTTTAATGTATCCGAGACCAACGTCCTGTAAAACTTTAATTTTAGAAATAATAGAGGGTATATTTTCAAAAAATTCTACGGCTTGATTGATGGTCATGTCCAAAACGTCGGCAATAGATTTTCCTTTAAATCTTACTTCAAGGGTTTCTCTATTGTATCGTTTCCCATGACAGGCTTCACAAGGCACGAGTACATCGGGCAGGAAATTCATTTCGATAGTCTTATATCCATTTCCTCCGCAAACCTCGCAACGTCCTCCCGGAATATTGAACGAGAATCTCCCCGGTTTATAACCTCGGATTTTGGCTTCCGGCAATTCGACGAACACGTTGCGTATGTCGGCAAAAACACCGGTATAAGTGGCCGGATTCGATCGAGGCGTTCGACCCAGCGGCGATTGGTCGACCGTTACGATTTTATCGATGTTTTCCAATCCTTCTATTTTCTCATAGGGTAACGGATTTTGCAAAGAACGATAAAATTTTTGACTAATGATAGGTTGCAAAGTCCCGTTAATCAAACTTGATTTACCACTACCCGAAACTCCTGTGATACAAATGAATTTTCCCAGAGGAAATTCGACGGTCACATTTTTTAGATTATTTCCGGTAGCTCCTGATAGTATTATCTTTTTTCCGTTTCCTGTTCTCCTTTGGGAGGCAAATTCGATTTCTTTTTTACCGGTAAGGTATCGAGCCGTAAGAGTGTCGGTTTTCAACATTTCTTTCGGCGTACCGGCGAAAACGATATTTCCTCCCAGCCGTCCAGCCCGAGGCCCCAAGTCTACAATATAATCGGCTTCGAGCATCATTTCCTTATCGTGTTCTACCACAATAATCGAATTCCCCATATCCCTTAATTCTTTTAAAGACTGAATCAATCGGGTGTTATCCCGTTGATGAAGTCCTATACTGGGTTCATCGAGAATATAAAGGACATTAACCAATTGAGATCCTATTTGAGTCGCTAATCTTATCCGTTGGCTTTCTCCACCCGACAATGTGGCAGAAGCTCTGTTCAGGGATAAGTAATCCAAGCCCACATCGACGAGGAAATGGAGTCTGTTACGTATTTCTTTGAGAATCTCGGCCGCAATTTTACGTTGCTGAGAAGATAAATATTCCTCTACATGATTTACCCACTCGTATAATTCCGAAATATCCATATCGGCTAGATCGGCAATATTTTTTCCTGCGATTTTGTAATGTAAAGCCTCCTTGTTCAGGCGATGTCCTTCGCATAGCGGGCATGTAGCTGTCGTGACGAATTGTCCGGCCCATTTTTGAGCTTGCGATGAAGCGTCGCTTTGCTGTTGAATTTCTATATATTTTATCAGACCGTCGAACGATAAAAAATAGTTCGAGGTTCCCAGCGATTCATTTTTAATTTGCAAACGCTCGTCTGTTCCGTTCAGTATATCGTCCAACGCTTCTTCCGGAAGATTTTTGATAGGGGTTTTCAAACTACTGTCGTATTTTTCACAAATTGCGGCGATTTGCCAAAATATCAACGAATTTTTATATTTGCCAAGCGGAACGATTCCTCCTTCATAGATGGATTTTTCGTCATTCGGGATAATTTTGTTTTTGTCAATTATATTGACATATCCCAGTCCCTTACATTTCGGGCAAGCACCTTGTGGGGAATTGAATGAAAAGCTATGAGGAGCAGGTTCACTATAAGACAACCCGGTTTGCGGGTCCATCAATGTTCGGCTGTAATGTCTTATTTCTTGTGTCTCTGCATCGAGAACAATCAGTTGGCCATCTCCTTGTTTCATCGCAGTCTTGACACTTTCCTGCAAACGCCGTTCATCGTCTTTATCCACGATCAGTTTATCGATTACCAGTTCGATGCTGTGGTTTTTATAACGGTCGAGTTTCATTCCATGCGTTATTTCCCGTAGCTCTCCGTCGATTCTGACCGTCAAATAACCTTTTCTCCGAACTTGCTCGAACAAATCTTTATAATGACCCTTACGGTTACGAACCAATGGAGCGAGGATATAAGTTTTCTTATTCTGGTATAGGTCCATTATCAGAGAAATGATTTTCTCCTCGGTATAACGAACCATTTTTTCCCCCGATAAATAAGAGTATGCTTCCCCTGCCCTCGCAAACAGCAACCGAAAGAAATCGAATATCTCCGTTGTTGTCCCTACGGTCGAACGAGGGTTTTTATTCGTCGTTTTTTGTTCTATGGAAATAACAGGACTCAATCCGGTTATTTTATCTACATCTGGGCGCTCCATACCTCCGAGCATATTCCGTGCGTATGCTGTAAAAGTCTCAATGTAACGCCTTTGCCCTTCGGCAAAAATAGTATCGAATGCCAATGACGATTTGCCGCTGCCGCTTAATCCTGTAATAACGGTGAGACTGTTCCGAGGAATATTGACATCTATATTTTTAAGATTATGGACACGAGCCCCATATACT harbors:
- the uvrA gene encoding excinuclease ABC subunit UvrA, which gives rise to MKAEEQIEVYGARVHNLKNIDVNIPRNSLTVITGLSGSGKSSLAFDTIFAEGQRRYIETFTAYARNMLGGMERPDVDKITGLSPVISIEQKTTNKNPRSTVGTTTEIFDFFRLLFARAGEAYSYLSGEKMVRYTEEKIISLIMDLYQNKKTYILAPLVRNRKGHYKDLFEQVRRKGYLTVRIDGELREITHGMKLDRYKNHSIELVIDKLIVDKDDERRLQESVKTAMKQGDGQLIVLDAETQEIRHYSRTLMDPQTGLSYSEPAPHSFSFNSPQGACPKCKGLGYVNIIDKNKIIPNDEKSIYEGGIVPLGKYKNSLIFWQIAAICEKYDSSLKTPIKNLPEEALDDILNGTDERLQIKNESLGTSNYFLSFDGLIKYIEIQQQSDASSQAQKWAGQFVTTATCPLCEGHRLNKEALHYKIAGKNIADLADMDISELYEWVNHVEEYLSSQQRKIAAEILKEIRNRLHFLVDVGLDYLSLNRASATLSGGESQRIRLATQIGSQLVNVLYILDEPSIGLHQRDNTRLIQSLKELRDMGNSIIVVEHDKEMMLEADYIVDLGPRAGRLGGNIVFAGTPKEMLKTDTLTARYLTGKKEIEFASQRRTGNGKKIILSGATGNNLKNVTVEFPLGKFICITGVSGSGKSSLINGTLQPIISQKFYRSLQNPLPYEKIEGLENIDKIVTVDQSPLGRTPRSNPATYTGVFADIRNVFVELPEAKIRGYKPGRFSFNIPGGRCEVCGGNGYKTIEMNFLPDVLVPCEACHGKRYNRETLEVRFKGKSIADVLDMTINQAVEFFENIPSIISKIKVLQDVGLGYIKLGQPSTTLSGGESQRVKLAAELSKRDTGKTLYILDEPTTGLHFEDIRVLLSVLNRLVDKGNTVIVIEHNLDIIKCADHIIDMGPEGGKNGGYVLTTGTPEEVCVQDTFTARYLKAELKI